The following proteins come from a genomic window of Thiothrix unzii:
- a CDS encoding HAD family hydrolase, producing MALTTLLFDVDGTLADTERDGHRVAFNKAFAEAGLDWDWTVAMYADLLSVTGGKERIRFFVDKYQPTFAPAEGLTEFAARMHKRKTHYYLAMLQDGEIPLRNGAARLIHEARAAGLRLGIATTTTPENVTYLLRATLGEESLGWFECIAAGDIVPAKKPAPDIYQYAMQQMGVTPEECLAFEDSDNGIRSSTAALLKTVVTVNDYTREHDFSKAVLVLDQFGEPDAPFTVLQGDAGDYRCTTPALLQVLHAR from the coding sequence ATGGCACTCACCACACTCCTGTTTGACGTAGACGGCACACTCGCCGACACCGAACGCGACGGACACCGCGTAGCCTTTAACAAAGCCTTCGCCGAAGCCGGTTTGGATTGGGACTGGACGGTAGCAATGTACGCGGATTTATTAAGCGTAACCGGCGGTAAAGAGCGCATTCGCTTTTTCGTGGACAAATACCAACCGACGTTTGCCCCCGCCGAAGGTTTAACCGAATTTGCAGCGCGGATGCACAAGCGCAAAACCCACTACTATTTAGCCATGTTGCAAGACGGCGAAATTCCGTTGCGTAACGGTGCGGCGCGTTTGATTCACGAAGCGCGGGCGGCGGGTTTGCGTTTGGGGATTGCTACCACTACTACGCCGGAAAACGTGACGTATTTGCTCAGAGCGACTTTAGGCGAGGAATCATTGGGGTGGTTTGAGTGCATTGCAGCGGGGGATATTGTGCCTGCGAAAAAGCCCGCGCCGGATATTTACCAATACGCGATGCAGCAAATGGGGGTAACACCTGAAGAGTGTCTGGCGTTTGAAGATTCGGATAACGGGATTCGTTCATCGACTGCCGCCTTGTTGAAAACCGTGGTGACGGTGAACGATTACACCCGCGAACACGATTTTAGCAAAGCGGTATTGGTATTGGATCAGTTTGGGGAGCCAGACGCACCATTCACGGTGTTACAAGGCGATGCAGGCGATTATCGCTGCACCACCCCGGCGTTATTGCAGGTATTACACGCGCGTTAA